One region of Salvelinus namaycush isolate Seneca chromosome 3, SaNama_1.0, whole genome shotgun sequence genomic DNA includes:
- the LOC120043848 gene encoding proline-rich protein 7-like: protein MVMSQGTYTFLACFAGFWLVWALIVMLCCFCSFVQRRLKKKREESLREQCLRALEMEPLECLGPGGLGREPPTRELLHFCPPLTLSPPMHILHSLPQGSWASPQETDVFGKPPCYEEAVLMEDPPPPYCEVLADSRGGTNIKPSSRTSRLEQQETETSKTLPVTVFSERGYSSLIRLPTARRWDSLGHLLSTMDLNHNTLPTEPLSLQAQATTTMPREGRTHTQPELGLRSIQGLRRLEQSCGLPTSFPLLGRSTAV from the exons ATGGTGATGTCCCAGGGCACATACACATTCCTGGCCTGCTTTGCTGGGTTCTGGCTGGTGTGGGCTCTCATCGTCATGCTGTGCTGCTTCTGTAGCTTCGTCCAGCGGCGTCTgaagaagaagagggaggagagtctgAGGGAGCAGTGTCTGAGGGCCTTGGAGATGGAGCCATTGGAGTGCCTGGGCCCAGGGGGGTTGGGAAGGGAACCCCCCACCAGAGAGCTCCTCCATTTCTGCCCCCCGCTGACCCTCTCCCCTCCAATGCACATTCTTCACTCCCTCCCACAGGGCAGCTGGGCCTCCCCTCAAG AGACTGACGTGTTTGGAAAGCCCCCCTGCTATGAGGAGGCTGTTCTGATGGAGGACCCCCCTCCTCCCTACTGTGAGGTGCTGGCTGACAGCCGGGGGGGCACAAACATCAAGCCCTCCTCCCGGACCTCCAGGCTGGAGCAGCAGGAGACTGAGACCTCCAAGACTCTTCCGGTCACAGTGTTCTCAGAGCGGGGCTACTCCTCCCTGATCCGCCTGCCCACTGCCCGACGCTGGGACTCCCTGGGACACCTGCTGTCTACCATGGACCTCAACCACAACACCCTCCCCACGGAGCCCCTCTCCCTGCAGGCCCAGGCCACCACAACCATGCCCCGCGAGGGCCGGACTCACACACAGCCAGAGCTGGGGCTGAGAAGTATCCAGGGGCTCAGGCGGCTAGAGCAGAGCTGTGGCCTGCCCACGTCCTTCCCTCTGCTGGGTCGCAGCACGGCCGTGTAA